One window from the genome of Bacillus mesophilus encodes:
- a CDS encoding acyltransferase family protein yields MNRLKWMDIAKGIGIILVVLGHSIPQIAIYIYWFHMPLFFFLSGYLHKQKGDFVSKKVASLLVPYVVYLLTLTLVRYLHYGVPSVKRIQLDMERFIFGGQELGGFYTVFWYITCLLFTSILFYVLLNFIKKESILLLTIIFSYIVSYYFSLYFGNIPTPWSIGVVPFALTFYYIGYKFNKIINIINNTYIFLVSISFSVAFLILNNLGVIHYKMNMKSQLFNHLGLDIVIPLTFILLTISCSIFISKIKYLQNIFSYLGNASLTIMYMHSFILILLPIYFKLPLGVNIMVSILVPLIWDSLLRNSNLINLLFNGRIYKRDTTSEELKNVA; encoded by the coding sequence TTGAATAGATTAAAATGGATGGATATCGCAAAAGGGATTGGAATTATTCTAGTAGTTTTAGGGCATTCTATACCACAAATCGCAATTTATATATATTGGTTTCATATGCCATTATTCTTTTTTCTAAGTGGGTATCTCCACAAACAAAAAGGGGATTTTGTTAGTAAAAAAGTAGCATCCTTACTAGTTCCTTATGTCGTTTATCTTCTGACACTGACTCTTGTTAGATATTTGCATTATGGAGTTCCTAGTGTGAAGCGAATTCAGCTTGATATGGAAAGGTTTATTTTTGGTGGGCAAGAATTAGGTGGATTTTACACTGTTTTTTGGTATATTACCTGTCTTCTTTTTACAAGTATACTTTTTTATGTACTTTTAAATTTCATAAAAAAAGAGAGTATTTTATTACTAACAATCATCTTTTCTTATATCGTCTCGTACTACTTTTCACTATACTTTGGCAACATACCAACTCCTTGGAGTATAGGGGTTGTACCGTTTGCTTTAACCTTCTATTATATAGGATATAAATTCAATAAGATCATAAATATTATTAACAATACTTACATTTTTCTGGTAAGTATTTCGTTCTCAGTTGCCTTTCTTATTTTAAACAATTTAGGAGTCATTCATTATAAAATGAATATGAAAAGTCAATTGTTTAATCATCTTGGGCTAGACATTGTTATTCCATTAACTTTTATTTTATTAACCATATCTTGCTCGATCTTCATTTCGAAAATAAAATATTTACAAAACATATTCAGTTATCTTGGTAATGCCTCATTAACCATCATGTATATGCATTCATTTATCCTAATTTTATTACCGATTTATTTTAAATTACCATTAGGTGTAAACATAATGGTTTCAATACTTGTGCCTTTGATTTGGGATTCGCTCCTAAGAAATAGTAACCTTATAAACTTATTATTCAACGGAAGAATTTATAAACGTGACACAACCAGTGAAGAACTAAAAAATGTAGCATAG
- a CDS encoding glucosaminidase domain-containing protein, with amino-acid sequence MSKRLTKILVLIVIFSMQLTGFSNIVNASEGYTINTDASLTVKDVVTVYSVENNVDLGRLEPGQTFYYENYDSEKVFVRIGSVLGYLDRSLVTLNENATQSNSNLEYVSSLTLTEETEVYSSETQEKIAILSMQEIDGVFIDDSTFEVLIAGKKGKILVSSKIVLDETTETTDTTEVLPDSESGVVEESNDTTTTEPVQETTVDVSTNTQTESTTITISEVSSTTFTTNDKFFEATSRTAIYEKKDGKLVRVGAVDAGQQYPRIGDTGDWHVIKFGNTTGFVKKVYTIPSDGKAIQNANTFYANSKVIISPKLNIAVYDTSSGVSVQYASLYQGIQYPIISDIGDWLRIDVAGRIGYIREKDVTIPFTLNDKFFEATTRTAIYEKKDGVLIRVGAVDAGQQYPRIGDTGDWHTIKFGNTIGYVKKVFTIPSDGKKIKNANTVYSNSNVSILPKLNIAVYDTSSGVSVQFASLYEGNAYPIINDIGDWLRVDVAGRIGFIRERDVTKAFTSNDKHFEATIRTAIYEKKDGILVKVGAVDQGQHYPRIGDTGSWHVIKFGNTTGYVKKAYTVPSDGKAIKNANTIYTNSKLFINPKLNIAVYDTSSGVSVQFASLYEGITYPIISDIGDWLRVDVAGRIGFIRERDIVFVGLNYSSYNLSFAEALDMQMRVRPQTDKYRNNAAYVSSSSVDVFNGGSITGSSVNLRTSPDLDTSANIYKMVARGTAFILLDNNVTGDSFNGSTTWFKIEYENQILYVHSSLASSSSRIAKTKAVTNIHADVNSTSHIYGTVSQGALLRVVSEGTSWNSIGIGAWRNATSDDTSYFLNPINFKDDDTQKYQFLDLRYFTDIPSAELAQLLNGKGILSGTEDIFRQVASQAKINELYLISHALLETGNGTSPLATGVVYNGKTVYNFFGIHAFDSCPIECGAKKAYDEGWFTVELAIAGGAEFAKNSYIYNGQNTLYSMRWNPAGMAEKGSATHQYATDIGWSNKQVHYYSQFYFGREYNLHFDIPVYK; translated from the coding sequence GTGTCAAAGAGATTAACTAAAATATTAGTATTAATTGTAATATTCTCTATGCAGCTAACTGGGTTTAGTAATATCGTTAACGCAAGCGAAGGTTATACTATCAATACTGATGCCTCACTTACAGTTAAAGATGTTGTTACAGTTTATAGCGTTGAGAATAATGTAGACCTTGGGAGGCTTGAACCAGGGCAAACTTTTTATTATGAGAATTATGATAGTGAAAAGGTTTTTGTAAGAATTGGTTCAGTGCTAGGGTATTTAGACAGATCTTTAGTTACTTTGAATGAAAATGCAACACAAAGTAATAGTAATTTGGAATATGTAAGTAGTCTTACTTTAACCGAAGAGACTGAAGTCTATTCTTCGGAAACTCAAGAAAAAATAGCTATTCTTTCAATGCAAGAAATTGATGGGGTATTTATAGATGATAGTACCTTTGAAGTATTGATTGCAGGGAAAAAAGGAAAAATACTTGTTAGTTCTAAAATTGTATTAGACGAAACTACCGAAACAACTGATACAACCGAAGTATTGCCAGACAGTGAAAGTGGGGTAGTCGAAGAATCTAACGATACCACTACAACTGAGCCAGTACAAGAAACAACTGTAGATGTGAGCACTAACACTCAAACAGAATCCACAACTATCACTATAAGTGAAGTTAGTTCAACTACCTTTACAACGAACGATAAATTTTTTGAAGCAACATCTCGTACAGCTATCTATGAAAAGAAAGACGGGAAGCTGGTCCGAGTAGGAGCAGTAGATGCAGGTCAGCAGTATCCAAGGATTGGGGATACAGGGGACTGGCATGTGATCAAGTTTGGTAATACCACAGGGTTTGTAAAAAAGGTATATACGATTCCAAGTGATGGAAAAGCAATACAAAATGCAAATACTTTCTATGCGAATTCCAAAGTGATCATATCACCAAAGCTAAATATTGCGGTTTATGATACGAGTTCCGGAGTATCGGTTCAATATGCATCATTGTATCAAGGTATTCAATATCCCATCATAAGTGATATAGGAGATTGGTTGCGAATTGATGTAGCGGGGAGAATTGGATATATCCGAGAAAAAGATGTAACCATTCCATTTACGCTCAATGATAAATTTTTTGAAGCGACAACTCGAACAGCTATCTATGAAAAGAAAGATGGAGTGCTTATTAGAGTCGGGGCAGTGGATGCGGGTCAACAGTATCCACGAATTGGGGATACCGGGGATTGGCATACCATTAAATTTGGTAACACAATTGGGTATGTAAAAAAAGTATTTACGATTCCAAGTGATGGGAAAAAAATAAAAAATGCTAATACTGTTTATTCCAATTCTAATGTGTCAATCTTACCAAAGCTCAATATTGCAGTATATGATACGAGCTCTGGTGTGTCTGTTCAGTTTGCCTCTCTTTATGAAGGTAATGCCTATCCAATTATTAATGATATAGGGGATTGGCTTCGAGTTGATGTAGCTGGCAGGATTGGATTCATTCGTGAAAGGGATGTAACCAAAGCATTTACGAGCAATGATAAACATTTTGAAGCAACCATTCGAACAGCTATCTATGAAAAAAAGGATGGGATACTTGTTAAGGTGGGAGCAGTAGATCAAGGACAGCACTATCCACGAATTGGGGATACAGGAAGTTGGCATGTCATTAAGTTTGGAAATACAACAGGGTATGTCAAAAAGGCGTATACAGTTCCAAGCGATGGAAAGGCTATTAAAAACGCCAATACAATATACACTAATTCCAAATTATTTATAAACCCGAAGTTGAATATTGCAGTATATGATACAAGTTCAGGAGTATCGGTTCAATTTGCTTCACTGTATGAAGGGATAACCTATCCAATTATCAGTGATATAGGAGATTGGTTACGAGTTGATGTAGCTGGAAGAATTGGATTTATTCGTGAACGTGATATTGTCTTTGTAGGGCTCAATTATTCTTCTTATAATTTGTCATTTGCAGAAGCTCTTGACATGCAAATGAGAGTAAGGCCACAAACAGATAAATATCGAAATAATGCTGCTTATGTTAGTAGTTCGTCAGTTGATGTATTTAATGGTGGTTCAATAACTGGTAGTAGTGTAAACCTACGTACATCTCCTGATTTAGATACAAGTGCTAACATCTATAAAATGGTTGCAAGAGGCACAGCCTTTATTCTACTTGATAACAATGTAACAGGTGATTCATTTAATGGAAGTACAACATGGTTCAAGATTGAATATGAAAATCAAATCTTATATGTTCATAGCAGTTTAGCTAGCTCTAGCTCTAGAATTGCAAAAACAAAAGCTGTTACTAATATCCATGCTGATGTGAATTCTACTAGTCATATTTATGGTACTGTTAGTCAAGGTGCATTATTAAGAGTTGTTAGTGAAGGTACCTCTTGGAATAGTATTGGTATAGGTGCTTGGAGAAATGCAACTAGTGATGATACAAGTTATTTCTTAAATCCTATAAACTTTAAAGATGATGATACTCAAAAATATCAGTTCCTTGATCTTAGATACTTTACTGATATCCCATCGGCAGAATTAGCACAATTACTAAATGGAAAAGGGATTTTAAGTGGAACGGAAGATATTTTTAGACAAGTAGCAAGTCAAGCAAAGATCAATGAACTATATCTCATTTCACATGCTTTGCTAGAAACAGGAAATGGTACATCGCCGCTTGCGACAGGTGTTGTATATAATGGAAAGACAGTATATAATTTCTTCGGCATACACGCATTTGACTCTTGCCCTATCGAATGTGGGGCTAAAAAGGCTTATGACGAGGGTTGGTTTACAGTAGAGCTAGCTATTGCAGGTGGAGCAGAATTTGCAAAAAATAGTTATATTTATAATGGCCAGAACACGTTGTATTCTATGAGATGGAATCCTGCTGGAATGGCGGAAAAAGGCTCTGCAACACATCAATATGCAACTGATATTGGGTGGTCAAATAAACAGGTTCACTATTATTCTCAATTTTATTTCGGAAGAGAATATAATTTACATTTTGATATACCAGTTTACAAGTAA
- a CDS encoding acyltransferase, producing the protein MTVIKGENVVIKENVTIGENVVIGNNVIIYDGTIIGNNVMIQDNVVIGKQPSRAKNSILPEVKKLPPAIIGAGCTIGTSAIIYANATLEEDVFVADLATIRERVSIGEKTIVGRGVAVENDCKVGKKCKLETNSYITAYSELGDFVFIAPYVVTTNDNYMARSKERYDKFKGVTIKDGGRVGANSTILPGKVIHEDGAVAAGSVVTKDVEKETIVVGSPARKLRDVPENQLLRNQ; encoded by the coding sequence TTGACTGTTATTAAAGGAGAAAATGTAGTAATTAAAGAAAATGTGACAATCGGTGAAAATGTTGTTATTGGCAATAACGTCATTATATATGATGGTACTATAATTGGTAATAATGTAATGATTCAAGATAACGTGGTTATTGGTAAACAGCCATCTAGAGCAAAGAATTCAATCCTTCCTGAGGTTAAAAAACTTCCTCCTGCTATCATTGGAGCAGGATGCACAATTGGGACATCAGCAATCATCTATGCTAATGCTACATTAGAGGAAGATGTATTTGTTGCAGATTTAGCAACAATTAGAGAGAGAGTTTCTATTGGCGAAAAAACAATCGTTGGACGTGGAGTAGCAGTAGAGAATGACTGTAAAGTAGGTAAAAAATGTAAGTTGGAAACCAATTCTTATATTACAGCGTACTCTGAATTAGGGGATTTTGTCTTTATTGCTCCGTATGTGGTTACGACAAATGATAACTATATGGCTCGTTCAAAAGAACGTTATGATAAGTTCAAAGGTGTTACGATTAAAGACGGTGGTAGAGTTGGCGCAAACTCCACTATCCTTCCTGGAAAAGTAATACATGAAGACGGAGCAGTTGCAGCAGGAAGTGTTGTGACAAAAGATGTAGAGAAAGAGACCATTGTTGTTGGATCACCGGCAAGAAAACTTCGTGATGTTCCAGAGAATCAGCTGTTAAGAAATCAATAA
- a CDS encoding S8 family peptidase, with protein MTMLKKLVAISILIFCLMINGETKFANEVIDEALTKEQELIPITILFKDQINEQLLTSYSIKVERSYDFLPAVTVMVPKPIIDVIKVNESIQNIIYEQPIKVLSQVEDWGISKTRVNKTWEAGYTGQGIDVAVLDTGVSTHSDLNIKGGVSFLENSTSYHDDNGHGTHVTGIINAQNNTIGTRGVAPNANVYSLKILDSQGYGTTFDLAAAIEWSIQNKMDIINLSFGYLNEDPVIKELLDTAYNNGILVVAAAGNNVEEVMYPARHASVISVGAVDEMNLKADFSPTSNEIELVAPGVGIISTYLNNEYSIISGTSMATPYVTGILALLKEANPTLGAVELRSLLQKTVLDLGVPGKDQEFGLGLAQSLDFPDQHSVFNPSDKYFKAIARTAIYVKINDKLVRSGAVDDNQEYPRIRDYGDWHEIKFGNGVGYVKKEYTRQTSGENIKNLNTTFKNSSLKIIPNKNIAVYDNTSGRLVQFGSLYKGVEYPIISDIGAWLRVDLSGRIGFIKESDVKYVFPSTAKYFEVLTRTAIYEKKDNQLVRVGAVDAGQEYPIIRHYGNWLEIKFGNGIGYVNKLYTKPSSGSRIKNLNTTIKNSKVFVSPLVNIAVYDNTSGSLVQYASLYKGVKYPIINDIGSWLRVDVAGRIGFIREKDVQQVFTSDVLFFEVNTRTAVYQKINGSLIRVGAVDAGQEYPRIRDYGSWHEVKFGNGVGYVKKEYTKPSFGTNINNLNTGPSTYTKLVNPVVNIAVYDNTSGSLVQFGSLYTGFPYPIIQDIGSWLRIDLFGRVGYINEKFVK; from the coding sequence ATGACCATGTTAAAGAAACTAGTAGCAATTTCAATCCTAATTTTTTGTTTAATGATAAATGGCGAAACTAAATTTGCAAATGAGGTTATTGATGAAGCTCTTACTAAAGAGCAAGAACTAATTCCAATAACGATTCTATTTAAAGATCAAATTAATGAACAATTACTCACTAGTTATTCGATTAAAGTTGAAAGAAGTTATGATTTTCTACCTGCTGTCACTGTTATGGTCCCTAAACCTATCATAGATGTCATTAAGGTTAATGAATCAATCCAAAATATTATCTATGAGCAGCCCATAAAAGTTTTATCACAGGTCGAGGATTGGGGTATTAGTAAGACTCGCGTTAATAAGACTTGGGAGGCGGGGTATACTGGTCAGGGTATTGATGTTGCGGTATTAGATACAGGTGTTTCTACTCATAGTGACCTAAACATAAAGGGTGGTGTATCGTTTCTAGAAAACTCCACTTCCTATCATGATGACAATGGTCATGGTACACATGTAACTGGTATTATCAATGCGCAAAATAATACTATTGGCACGAGAGGTGTTGCCCCAAATGCAAACGTATATTCATTGAAAATTTTAGATTCTCAAGGATACGGAACAACGTTTGACTTAGCTGCTGCCATTGAATGGTCCATTCAGAATAAGATGGATATCATTAATTTAAGCTTTGGTTACTTAAATGAAGATCCCGTTATTAAAGAATTATTAGATACTGCATATAACAATGGAATATTAGTTGTTGCTGCTGCGGGAAATAATGTAGAAGAAGTAATGTACCCTGCAAGACATGCCTCTGTCATTTCTGTGGGTGCTGTAGATGAAATGAATTTGAAGGCTGATTTTTCACCAACCAGTAATGAAATAGAACTTGTAGCTCCAGGAGTAGGAATTATAAGTACTTACCTAAATAATGAGTATAGTATCATAAGTGGGACGTCAATGGCGACACCATATGTAACTGGAATTTTAGCTCTTTTAAAAGAGGCAAATCCCACTCTGGGTGCAGTAGAGCTTCGTTCACTTCTTCAGAAAACTGTATTAGATTTAGGGGTACCAGGTAAGGATCAGGAGTTCGGTTTAGGTTTAGCTCAAAGCTTAGATTTTCCTGATCAACATTCAGTATTTAATCCTTCTGATAAATATTTCAAGGCAATTGCAAGAACTGCAATATATGTAAAAATAAATGATAAATTAGTTAGGTCTGGAGCAGTAGATGATAATCAAGAATATCCTAGAATAAGAGATTACGGTGATTGGCATGAGATTAAGTTTGGCAATGGAGTAGGTTATGTCAAAAAGGAATATACACGCCAAACTAGCGGTGAAAATATAAAGAATTTAAATACAACGTTCAAAAACTCGTCCTTGAAGATTATACCTAATAAGAATATTGCGGTTTATGATAATACATCCGGAAGGTTAGTTCAATTCGGATCATTATATAAAGGTGTCGAGTACCCAATCATAAGTGATATTGGTGCTTGGCTTCGTGTAGATCTGTCAGGAAGAATAGGATTTATTAAAGAGAGCGATGTAAAGTATGTATTTCCATCGACTGCCAAATATTTTGAAGTATTAACTAGAACGGCAATATATGAAAAGAAAGATAACCAGCTTGTTAGAGTAGGAGCAGTTGATGCTGGACAAGAATATCCAATAATTAGACACTACGGAAACTGGCTCGAAATAAAGTTTGGCAATGGGATTGGCTATGTAAATAAACTATATACCAAGCCATCTAGTGGTAGTAGGATTAAAAATTTAAATACTACAATTAAAAACTCTAAAGTATTTGTGAGTCCTCTTGTAAATATTGCTGTTTATGATAATACGTCTGGTAGTCTAGTACAGTATGCGTCCCTTTACAAAGGGGTCAAATATCCTATCATAAATGATATTGGGTCTTGGTTAAGAGTTGATGTAGCGGGGAGAATCGGTTTTATAAGAGAGAAAGATGTGCAACAAGTATTTACAAGTGATGTACTTTTCTTTGAAGTAAACACCCGTACTGCGGTTTATCAAAAAATAAATGGATCTTTAATTAGAGTAGGAGCAGTTGATGCAGGCCAAGAGTATCCTAGAATCAGAGATTATGGTAGCTGGCATGAAGTCAAATTTGGCAACGGAGTAGGTTATGTAAAAAAAGAGTATACCAAGCCATCTTTCGGTACGAACATCAACAACCTAAATACAGGGCCTAGCACTTATACGAAATTAGTAAATCCAGTTGTAAACATTGCCGTATATGATAATACGTCTGGTAGCTTAGTTCAGTTTGGTTCTTTATATACAGGGTTCCCATACCCAATCATTCAGGACATAGGCTCCTGGTTACGGATAGACTTGTTTGGGAGAGTAGGATATATTAACGAGAAGTTTGTAAAATAA
- a CDS encoding M14 family metallocarboxypeptidase, with protein MGKKITALFLILLLLANQVHLIVSATSNITVENGSDSIEYYQVNVNTELLDSEGRISGVLQKDAIIRGVQENEKILLLLGETQQFLDIQNVTLLENYEDNGEHLNEESSSTSIGEIISANQIDILSLNEEKILLHLSPNQKIQVISTENNYYKIDFAGTMGRILLNDSIQFSPLGESGNLGEESTENKQAELENTTNLEQQNEEQTITTIIAENIVKVNSTFTKETQFFEVTKRTAIYVKVDGTLIRMGAVDQGQMYERLNRDLSSWHQIKFGDGIGYVKAEYTIPANGSQIKNKNVSYSNSGYHFKPKLNIAVYDTSSGSSIQFASIYEGVTYPLIADIGDWYRVDIAGRIGFVRERDVVRTPSIYDTHFEVIARAAIYVKEGDSLVRVGAVDEGQVYPRLNRDVSGWQQIAFGNKIGYVRSEYTKPGDASKIQNLNTAYKNPNLTFKPKLNIAVYDTSSGTSVQFASLYEGITYPFFANIGDWYRVDVAGRIGYIRERDVERTFSNYDTHFEVTTRTAVYIKEGDQLIRAGAVDVGQVYPRLNRDVSSWQQISFGNGIGYIRSQYTKPGDASKIQNLNTLYKNSNLVFKPKLNIAVYDTSSGSSVQFASLYEGVTYPLIADIGDWYRVDIAGRTGYIRERDVELIFTEDTQYFEVLTRTAIYIKEGGVLVKVGAVDQGEMYPRSNRDLSSWHQVKFGNGIGYVNSIYTKPADGSKIKNLNNSEPNSSVSAKPKLNIAVYDNTSGQMVRFASLYQGKVYPIIEDIGSWLKVDLAGRIGYIAKSNVDLIYTPTDVVNPKQEYTYEEMRRDLLLIQNIYPGLVELKTIGKSVDGRNIYAIKVGKGSTEIFFNASHHGREHITTNLVMEMIDQYTRNYALGGTFGGYNVKQILDNTSIWFVPMVNPDGVTLVQRGHTTAKNPDYVLKLNNNNLDFSSWKANIRGVDLNRQYPADWENIRNNPGVPGPQNYKGTAPLTEPEVVALYNFVLNHNFKTAVSYHSSGEILYWHFHQSGARMERDYQIAKAISNQTGYRIVDPVSNPSGGGFTDWFISTRLQPGFTPEVSPYTYGQPVPLSNYDAIWLENRSVGLMLAKEAFERN; from the coding sequence ATGGGGAAAAAGATAACTGCCTTATTTCTTATACTATTATTACTCGCTAATCAGGTTCATTTAATAGTTAGCGCGACAAGTAATATTACTGTAGAAAATGGTTCTGATAGTATTGAATATTACCAGGTTAATGTAAATACCGAATTACTAGACTCTGAAGGTAGGATCTCTGGAGTACTGCAAAAAGATGCCATTATTAGAGGGGTTCAAGAAAACGAAAAAATCCTACTCTTACTAGGTGAAACTCAGCAATTCTTAGATATTCAGAATGTTACCCTATTAGAGAATTACGAGGATAATGGAGAACATCTTAATGAGGAGAGTTCCTCCACTTCTATTGGCGAAATTATTTCAGCTAATCAAATAGACATTCTATCACTTAACGAAGAGAAGATATTACTCCATCTATCGCCTAATCAGAAGATTCAAGTGATTAGCACGGAGAATAATTATTATAAAATTGACTTCGCCGGTACAATGGGAAGAATTCTATTGAACGATTCCATTCAATTTTCCCCCCTTGGAGAGAGTGGGAACCTAGGTGAAGAAAGCACCGAAAACAAACAAGCTGAATTAGAAAATACCACTAACTTAGAGCAACAAAATGAAGAACAAACCATTACAACAATAATTGCAGAAAATATAGTTAAGGTAAATTCTACTTTTACAAAGGAAACTCAATTCTTCGAGGTGACCAAAAGAACAGCAATTTACGTGAAAGTTGATGGGACCTTAATTAGAATGGGAGCGGTGGATCAAGGACAGATGTATGAGAGGTTGAATCGGGATCTGTCGAGTTGGCACCAAATAAAATTTGGAGATGGAATTGGATATGTAAAGGCAGAATACACAATACCTGCAAATGGCTCCCAGATTAAAAATAAAAATGTTAGTTATTCAAATTCAGGCTATCATTTTAAACCTAAGTTAAATATAGCAGTTTATGATACTTCTTCTGGGTCTAGCATTCAATTTGCAAGTATTTATGAAGGAGTAACATATCCGCTTATCGCAGATATTGGAGATTGGTATAGAGTTGATATTGCAGGTCGAATAGGATTTGTGAGAGAAAGAGATGTAGTAAGAACGCCTTCAATCTATGACACGCATTTTGAGGTAATAGCTCGAGCTGCTATTTATGTAAAAGAAGGAGATTCTTTAGTCCGAGTAGGTGCAGTTGATGAAGGTCAAGTGTATCCAAGATTGAACAGAGATGTATCGGGCTGGCAACAGATTGCATTTGGTAATAAGATTGGATATGTTCGTTCGGAATATACAAAACCGGGAGATGCCTCAAAGATTCAAAATTTGAACACAGCTTATAAAAATCCCAATCTAACCTTTAAGCCAAAGTTAAATATAGCAGTCTATGATACTTCTTCTGGTACTAGCGTACAATTTGCTAGTTTATATGAAGGAATAACCTATCCATTCTTTGCCAATATTGGGGATTGGTATCGTGTAGATGTAGCAGGTCGAATAGGATATATAAGAGAAAGAGATGTAGAAAGAACATTCTCAAACTATGATACACATTTTGAGGTAACAACTCGTACAGCTGTCTATATAAAAGAAGGAGATCAATTAATACGAGCAGGCGCAGTTGATGTGGGCCAAGTATATCCACGACTGAATAGAGACGTATCAAGTTGGCAGCAAATTTCATTTGGGAATGGAATTGGATATATTCGTTCGCAATATACAAAGCCTGGAGACGCTTCAAAGATCCAAAACTTAAACACTTTGTATAAGAATTCAAACTTAGTATTTAAACCAAAATTAAATATAGCAGTTTACGACACATCTTCTGGAAGTAGTGTTCAATTTGCAAGCCTATATGAAGGGGTTACCTATCCTCTTATTGCGGATATCGGTGATTGGTATCGTGTCGATATAGCTGGTCGTACAGGGTATATTAGGGAACGTGATGTAGAACTAATTTTTACTGAAGATACACAATATTTTGAGGTATTAACACGAACGGCCATCTATATCAAAGAGGGAGGAGTTCTAGTTAAGGTAGGCGCTGTTGATCAAGGAGAGATGTATCCAAGAAGTAATCGTGACTTATCAAGTTGGCATCAAGTTAAATTTGGTAACGGAATTGGATATGTAAATTCTATTTACACCAAACCTGCTGATGGAAGTAAAATAAAAAACTTAAACAATTCTGAACCAAATTCATCTGTCAGTGCTAAACCTAAACTAAATATTGCTGTATATGATAATACTTCAGGGCAAATGGTTCGATTTGCTTCATTGTATCAAGGGAAAGTATATCCAATCATTGAAGATATTGGTAGTTGGTTAAAAGTTGATCTTGCTGGTAGAATTGGCTATATTGCTAAATCTAACGTTGATCTAATATACACACCAACCGATGTAGTAAATCCAAAACAAGAATACACGTATGAAGAAATGAGAAGAGATTTACTGCTCATTCAAAATATTTATCCAGGATTAGTGGAACTGAAAACCATCGGTAAATCCGTTGATGGTAGAAACATATATGCGATAAAAGTTGGTAAAGGAAGTACCGAAATCTTTTTTAATGCATCTCATCATGGTCGAGAGCATATAACAACCAATCTAGTAATGGAAATGATTGATCAATACACTAGGAACTACGCACTTGGTGGAACCTTTGGTGGATATAACGTGAAACAAATACTGGATAATACAAGTATTTGGTTTGTCCCAATGGTAAACCCTGATGGTGTGACTCTTGTACAAAGAGGACACACAACTGCTAAAAATCCTGATTACGTGTTGAAATTAAATAACAATAATCTTGATTTTTCAAGTTGGAAAGCAAATATAAGAGGTGTTGACTTAAATCGTCAGTATCCTGCAGATTGGGAAAATATACGTAATAATCCAGGTGTACCGGGACCACAAAATTACAAAGGAACTGCACCATTAACTGAACCTGAGGTTGTAGCTCTATACAATTTTGTATTAAATCATAATTTTAAAACAGCTGTATCGTATCATTCTTCTGGAGAGATCCTATACTGGCACTTCCATCAGAGTGGCGCTAGAATGGAAAGGGATTATCAAATTGCAAAGGCAATCTCTAATCAAACAGGTTATAGAATAGTAGATCCAGTATCTAATCCTAGTGGTGGAGGATTTACAGATTGGTTCATATCTACTAGATTACAACCTGGTTTTACACCAGAAGTTTCTCCATATACGTATGGACAACCTGTGCCATTGAGCAACTATGATGCTATTTGGCTAGAGAATAGATCAGTTGGTTTAATGCTTGCAAAAGAAGCATTTGAAAGAAATTAA